In Haloterrigena turkmenica DSM 5511, a single genomic region encodes these proteins:
- a CDS encoding cupin domain-containing protein, protein MRRIAIDDVDSDPDDEALHADRRALADPLGTDHLAITRYVLEPGERFSGSVHAHTDQEEVFVVLEGEATFELGAAVGDEATERVDEVTVAEGEVVRFAPGEFQSGRNAGDDRVVALALGAPRDSKDVRIARIPGLDDGNIACPDCDCDHMRLSRTDETDFECPDCEATLVLEE, encoded by the coding sequence ATGCGACGCATCGCGATCGACGACGTCGACTCCGATCCGGACGACGAGGCCCTCCACGCCGATCGCCGCGCCCTCGCTGACCCCCTCGGGACGGACCACCTCGCGATCACGCGCTACGTCCTCGAGCCCGGCGAGCGGTTCAGCGGCTCCGTCCACGCCCACACGGATCAGGAGGAGGTGTTCGTCGTCCTCGAGGGAGAAGCGACGTTCGAGCTGGGAGCAGCCGTCGGAGACGAAGCGACCGAGCGCGTCGACGAGGTGACGGTCGCCGAGGGCGAGGTCGTCCGGTTCGCTCCTGGGGAGTTCCAGTCGGGACGCAACGCCGGCGACGACCGGGTCGTCGCGCTGGCGCTGGGCGCGCCGCGGGACAGCAAGGACGTTCGTATCGCTCGGATTCCGGGGCTCGACGACGGGAATATCGCGTGTCCCGACTGCGACTGCGATCACATGCGACTCTCGAGGACCGACGAGACAGACTTCGAGTGCCCCGACTGCGAGGCGACGCTGGTGCTCGAGGAGTGA
- a CDS encoding TIGR03668 family PPOX class F420-dependent oxidoreductase, whose translation MTPEERAVLERARVATLATADGDGRPHAVPICYAVLEDAGGDSASDSDRDLRVVSAIDEKPKSTRDLRRVRDVRTNPHATVLADYYSEDWSQLAWVQVRGRARVVPPDEDAETSDAERRTGASSHAAAVAALESKYAQYADHDLSERTVLEIRVERTLSWGALEEYAE comes from the coding sequence ATGACGCCCGAAGAGCGAGCCGTCCTCGAGCGCGCCCGCGTCGCGACGCTGGCGACGGCCGACGGTGACGGTCGTCCCCACGCGGTACCGATCTGCTACGCGGTGCTCGAGGACGCCGGCGGCGACTCGGCGTCCGACTCCGATCGCGACCTCCGAGTCGTCTCGGCAATCGACGAGAAACCGAAGTCAACCCGCGACCTCCGGCGCGTCCGCGACGTACGGACGAACCCGCACGCGACCGTGCTCGCCGACTACTACAGCGAGGATTGGTCGCAGCTCGCGTGGGTGCAGGTCCGGGGCCGCGCTCGCGTCGTTCCGCCCGACGAGGACGCCGAAACGAGCGACGCCGAACGACGGACAGGCGCGAGCAGCCACGCCGCCGCCGTCGCCGCCCTCGAGTCGAAGTACGCTCAATATGCCGACCACGACCTGTCAGAGCGTACGGTCCTCGAGATCCGCGTCGAGCGGACGCTCTCGTGGGGTGCGCTCGAGGAGTACGCGGAGTGA
- a CDS encoding MBL fold metallo-hydrolase, with protein MELRFLGGAREVGRSAILVNDALLLDFGMLTANPPQFPVETPTPEAVVVSHGHLDHVGAVPSLLSGDARPPIHWTPPTYELTLTLARDTLNLHGGTMQCPFTETDVQRVTQVSQTHGYRETFEAAGHEVTFYNAGHIPGSAHVLVDDGETRLLYTGDFHVDDQRGDAADTTSPSGQRLVSGTTARPDADVVCCESTYSDVEHDDRAVVEERFAESVQTTLWEGGTVIVPAFAIGRTQEMMLVCDAHDIPCYVDGMGKRVTEMLRQYPDFVRDADAFRGAISHARFVTGRNGQRKRITDQKAAIITTSGMLSGGPAMTYIPEIRANPTNKIAMTGYQVEGTPGRDLLETGSAEIDGRRMPISAQVEQYDFSAHADRDGILEFLESYRDGEVLINHGDRCEAFAEELRADGFDATAPERGDTVSVSPRSAL; from the coding sequence ATGGAGCTTCGATTTCTCGGCGGCGCTCGCGAGGTGGGTCGCAGCGCGATCCTCGTGAACGACGCCCTGCTGCTCGATTTCGGGATGCTGACGGCGAACCCGCCGCAGTTTCCCGTCGAGACGCCGACGCCCGAGGCGGTCGTCGTCTCCCACGGCCACCTCGACCACGTCGGCGCCGTCCCGTCGCTGCTCTCGGGCGATGCCCGGCCGCCGATCCACTGGACGCCGCCGACGTACGAACTGACGCTGACGCTCGCTCGAGACACGCTGAACCTCCACGGCGGGACGATGCAGTGTCCGTTCACCGAGACGGACGTCCAGCGCGTCACGCAGGTCTCGCAGACCCACGGCTACCGCGAGACGTTCGAGGCGGCCGGCCACGAGGTGACGTTCTACAACGCGGGCCACATCCCGGGCAGCGCGCACGTCCTCGTCGACGACGGCGAGACGCGGCTGCTCTACACGGGTGATTTCCACGTCGACGATCAGCGGGGCGACGCGGCAGATACGACATCCCCGAGCGGCCAGCGACTCGTCTCGGGAACGACCGCGCGACCCGACGCCGACGTCGTCTGCTGTGAGAGCACCTACTCCGACGTCGAACACGACGACCGGGCCGTCGTCGAGGAGCGGTTCGCCGAGAGCGTCCAGACGACGCTCTGGGAGGGCGGCACGGTCATCGTCCCCGCGTTCGCGATCGGCCGTACTCAGGAGATGATGCTGGTCTGCGACGCACACGACATCCCCTGCTACGTGGACGGAATGGGCAAGCGAGTGACCGAGATGCTGCGCCAGTACCCCGACTTCGTCCGCGACGCCGACGCGTTCCGGGGGGCGATCTCCCACGCGCGGTTCGTCACTGGCCGAAACGGCCAGCGGAAACGCATCACCGACCAGAAGGCCGCGATCATCACCACCAGCGGGATGCTCTCAGGCGGACCCGCTATGACCTACATTCCCGAGATCCGCGCGAATCCGACGAACAAGATCGCGATGACCGGCTACCAGGTCGAGGGCACCCCCGGCCGCGACCTCCTCGAGACCGGGAGCGCCGAGATCGACGGCCGCCGGATGCCGATCAGCGCCCAGGTCGAACAGTACGACTTCTCCGCGCACGCGGACCGGGACGGGATCCTCGAGTTCCTCGAGTCCTACCGGGACGGTGAAGTGCTGATCAACCACGGCGACCGCTGCGAAGCGTTCGCCGAGGAACTGCGGGCGGACGGATTCGACGCGACGGCGCCCGAGCGCGGCGATACCGTCTCGGTGTCGCCTCGCTCCGCACTGTAG
- a CDS encoding SHOCT domain-containing protein encodes MARLGSLLLKGAGALLLAFVVLGVIATVVGIVLSLVATVVTAVVTLAMLAVVVLAVVGLVSLLRDGGGGDDLEAAYGSDGARSTDDPEERLRSQYVDGELSDAEFERELDRVLEDGRGRTDGLESRRLRDSTTTTDRSRLWDR; translated from the coding sequence ATGGCTCGACTCGGATCACTCCTGCTCAAGGGCGCCGGAGCCCTCCTGCTCGCGTTCGTCGTCCTCGGCGTCATCGCGACGGTCGTCGGCATCGTCCTCTCGCTCGTCGCGACCGTCGTTACGGCCGTCGTGACGCTCGCGATGCTCGCCGTCGTCGTCCTCGCCGTCGTCGGACTCGTCTCCCTGCTCCGAGACGGCGGAGGAGGGGACGACCTCGAGGCCGCGTACGGAAGCGACGGCGCCCGGTCGACCGACGATCCCGAGGAGCGACTTCGCTCGCAGTACGTCGACGGCGAACTCAGCGATGCCGAGTTCGAACGGGAACTCGATCGCGTCCTCGAGGACGGACGCGGCCGCACGGACGGGCTCGAGAGTCGACGATTGCGTGATTCGACGACCACGACTGATCGGTCGCGGCTCTGGGATCGGTAG
- a CDS encoding MFS transporter: MGRSSAGYRREYGLVAFGALSYTCLMFVWFSLPAYLSVIIDDVGLSSTQAGILTGAVPLTYIPLALFSGIAVDRIGPGRSLAAGVLIYGIAQIARSFAPGFPSLFAVTLLLGVGATAITFGLPKLVGVLFPPEKTGRPSAIYLVGASTGSALVFAVGRPILGPWLGGWRPLFFWSGVVAVAYGLVWTLVTHRAGIDGRMAVDDSFSLESVVADLRLVLSHRELQLVVVIGTMYLLLNHGLQGWLPTLLESRGLAAGPAGQTTSLLVASYVVGVLAVPELADRYGLRRPALMACGAVAFCGVAGVIAGGTGPLVLTGIVVTGIGVGGISPLVRAIPPDLEGIGARLTGTAVGFIFAVGEIGGFFGPVLIGALRDATGSFAPGLAILAGGALVVVVAGATLQRLAH, encoded by the coding sequence ATGGGTCGCTCGAGCGCTGGCTATCGCCGGGAGTACGGACTCGTCGCGTTCGGAGCGCTGAGCTACACCTGTCTGATGTTCGTCTGGTTCTCGCTGCCGGCGTACCTGTCGGTCATCATCGACGACGTGGGGCTCTCGAGCACGCAGGCGGGAATTCTCACGGGCGCGGTGCCGCTGACCTACATCCCGCTGGCGCTGTTCTCCGGTATCGCCGTCGACCGGATCGGGCCCGGCCGGAGCCTCGCAGCGGGCGTGCTGATCTACGGGATCGCACAGATCGCCCGAAGTTTCGCGCCCGGCTTTCCGTCGCTGTTCGCCGTGACGCTACTGCTCGGCGTCGGCGCGACCGCCATCACCTTCGGCCTCCCGAAACTGGTCGGTGTATTGTTCCCGCCCGAGAAGACCGGCCGCCCGTCGGCGATCTACCTCGTAGGCGCGTCGACGGGCTCGGCGCTCGTCTTCGCCGTCGGACGGCCAATCCTGGGGCCGTGGCTCGGCGGCTGGCGGCCGCTGTTCTTCTGGAGCGGCGTCGTCGCCGTCGCCTACGGGCTCGTCTGGACGCTCGTCACTCACCGAGCGGGGATCGACGGCCGGATGGCCGTCGACGACTCCTTCTCGCTCGAGTCGGTCGTCGCCGATCTTCGGCTGGTGCTCTCCCACCGCGAACTGCAGCTGGTCGTCGTCATCGGAACGATGTACCTGCTCTTGAATCACGGCCTGCAGGGATGGCTCCCGACGCTGCTCGAGTCCCGGGGGCTCGCGGCCGGCCCGGCCGGCCAGACCACGAGCCTGCTGGTGGCGTCCTACGTCGTGGGCGTGCTCGCCGTCCCGGAACTGGCCGATCGGTACGGACTGCGACGGCCCGCGCTGATGGCCTGCGGCGCCGTCGCGTTCTGCGGCGTCGCCGGCGTGATCGCCGGCGGTACCGGTCCGCTGGTCCTCACCGGTATCGTCGTCACCGGCATCGGCGTCGGCGGGATCTCGCCGCTCGTTCGGGCGATCCCGCCGGACCTCGAGGGGATCGGCGCCCGCCTGACCGGCACCGCGGTCGGCTTCATCTTCGCCGTCGGGGAGATCGGCGGCTTCTTCGGCCCGGTGCTCATCGGGGCGCTGCGCGACGCCACCGGCTCGTTCGCCCCCGGACTGGCTATTCTCGCGGGCGGCGCGCTCGTCGTGGTCGTCGCGGGCGCCACCCTGCAACGCCTCGCTCACTGA